CTCCCATTTTCGGGTTGGCTGTAGCATTAAAATATAAAGCGGCTTTTACAAACTTACCTTTTGCCTTGTTGCCAGCTATAGATGTTGTGCTGTCATAAAACGAAAACTTTGTCACTGGCTGGGAAAGCTTTATGGCAAAGTATACCCGCTGATCTCTTGCCCACCCTTTCGAAAACCGATAACCGGTAAATGTGGAGTCATTTAATTTTTCGATATAAGTATCTACTGGCGCATCCCAACCCATACCAAACGATAAGTCAATGAGCAAATGCGCATTGTCCGTTTTTTCATATTTGTATTGATGAAAACCTACTCTTTCTGTAGCAGTAAGCTGCGCATCTACTTTGTACTTATCTAAGTAAACCCGATAATAGCCAGGCTTACAAGTTTCGTTTTTATGCGAAAAAGAAGAGCCGTAACCAGATGCTGGATCCTCAATCTTCATTTTTTCCAATTGCAAGCTACCGTTGGCAGGAAGAATAAGAATATCATTCAAATCGCCAATACCTGTACCGCTTAAATGTGTATGCGTAAATCCAAGGATTTCCTTACTTGAATAATTATACCCACTACACCAGTCCCACCCATTGAATTTATCCCAGGTTTGGATAATGTTAGAAGGCCCTAATTGCACCGCACCGGCAGGTACATTGGCCCCTAGAAATACGTGACCATGTTCTGCGGTACCAATGAAGGGATCTACATATTCAGTAAACGATTGCTTTTTTCCTGCTTGGGAAAAACTTACTAGCGTTGAAAAGGAAAAGATAATTAGGCCAAGGGGATTGACAACAGCCTGTAGGCCAATGGCACGTTTCCTCATAAAGCTGGCAAATAAACTTCTATTCTTCATGCACATTTTATTATTTATAATTCTGAAAACTTCGAACTCACAGTTTTAACTTCTGAATGATAAACCCACCAATTTGTTTCCCCTGTTCCTGGCCATTCTCAATAGCATCACGGTAATGAATACCTCCATAAAAGCGGGAAATGGCAGCTTCATCTGCAACTTGTTTAAACGATTTAAATCGACGCGCACCCAAACCAAACTCCTTTTCTGAATTATCGTTAAAAGAAAAGCTTTCGCCAAATAGCTTGGTCAAAACCACAGCAGCAGCAGCAGCAGCAGTAGAAACAACACTATGACCTGAAGGGTATTCTGGAAATGGCGGTGTTTGTAATAAAGGTCGCCACCCTCATTCAAAGTAAATCCAATACATTCTTATGGTTATGCCGATGAAGCGTAATAGTCTATTGTACCTTTCCTGTTGGTTATCTGTGCCTGTCCTGTGGGTAAGTCCGTACCAACAGCCCAGTAAAAGCCCTCCATCTGGGATACTACCACAGTACGTCTTCGTTCAGCAGCCTATGCTACTACTGCCTTTCCCTCTGTGGACTGTCGTCTGTCGACTGTTGACTTCTTCTCCTCCCTTCTTCCTTCATCATTCCTTGTTCCTTATTCAATATTCCTTTTCTCCTTTCCCTCTTTTCATCTCTTAGCTTCTTTGCGCTGTTCCTCCTTAGCGTCTTTGCGTGCAACCCCAGCCCTCGCATTACAACCTCTCCTAAAGTATATAGCTAAAGCAGCCCCCCTTGCAAATAAACAAAATCAGAAGCAAATCACTAAATTGCTTAGCAAGCATAAATAACTTTAAACCTAAGACCTTAAATTCGCCCACATTGGCACAATAAGTAGGCCCGATTTTTATCACCGTTACCATCGATGGCATCATCTTTTATAAACTGGGCGACAAGTATTACATGCGCTCTAAGGGCAACTACAGAAGCGGCAAGCTGATATGCAAGGAACCCAATCTCTAAGGCACCATGGCCAATGCCGACCGGTTTGGTGAGACCTCCAAGATCGTCATGTCTATTTGCTATCACCACCTGTCATCAGAAGTGCGCAGGCAGGGATTGTTTGGCAAGCTAATGGGGAAGGTAAACTTCTGGCTGCGAGAGGAAAATAGGGAAGAAAAAAAGGAAGCGTTGAAGACACATTGACAAATGCTTTTGCATCTAGCAATGACTATCCCATAATAACCGGATCCTGCTATTAAAAAGCAGTTGACTGCAACACCGAATACAATATGCACAGCGCCACTAATTACTCAGAAGGTAGTAACAGTCCGCGATAATCGAAAAGTAAAGAAAGAATGGTATGCATCACACTGAAAGGTAACGCAAATAGTAAGCTACAAATACTAAATAAGAGTGTAGATATAATCCGTTTAAATGTGGTTGTGCTACTTCCTGTCAACCAGAACTTTTTCCTATAGCCAATAGCCAGATAATGTGAAAAGCGATTACTTTAAATCCATACGTGAATAATCCTAATGGAATAAATACGAGATTGAAAATGTAGCATGCACATTTGCTACATCAACATTTTCATCCAATGCAGTATTATACTGCCACTGATAGTTTAAAGAGCGAACAAGAGAAAGATTAGCAGAATATATAAAGCGCTTTTGAAGCCAACTTTTGTTAAGACTAAAGGCTAAATCAACCCAATGCCTTCCAAATTCCTGTCGCGATGCAAATGCATCATAATAAAAGTCATTATTATGAACAATCCGTTCAAACGTAACACCAAACTTATTCAAATCTTTAAGCCAGTTTACCCCAATAGTCTGACTACTCCCACCAGGCCCTATACCAGCACCTATTACCTGACCTTGGTTTGTATAACCATGTTTTACTTGATGGTGTATATACCAACTTTGCAGTTCCCTTACTTGGATAGTTTGCGGCATTTGCAAATGGGTAACTTCAATAAACAATTCAACTTCTTTGCTTTTAGTAGCTGAGAATAATTTTCTTCCTCCTATAATATAAGCCCTTGCATGCTCAGGCTCCAATAGTAGATCTCTCCCATTTTGCGAATGATCATTCCTACCATATTCTGCATAAAATTCAGCTTTACTTTCGGGCAGAACCAGCCGAGTCAAAAGAGAAAACACTTGGTCTCTACCAAATGCATCTTCTTTTCTGGCATTTCCCTTAAATAAAGCAGTAACAACAGGTAAGTAACCATTTAATGAAGTAGATACATTTGATTTGTATTGATAAAACACCCTTCCAACACCTAAATGAAGACCAGGGGTCCATTTAGGCTGCCAAGTAATTACCATCCCATTGATATATCGATCACCTTCTTCTGGTTTTGGAATATATAACTTTTGACCTTCAAAAGTACGAGCCGTATCTGGGGGTAATATATTAGAGGTGGATAAAATTCCACTAATTACTTGCCCTTCAAATGAGCCAATGCCCGTAACAATTGGAGCTGTAGTATTAAGTGTTAAATGCTTAAACCCAGGTGCATTATTACTCATTAACAATGAGTTTCGTACACCAGGCCCCCACCACAAATTCTCTGTAGAAACACCTAAAGAAAGCTTTTTATAATTAATCCGAACACTCGATTGACCAGGAAAAAGCTTTACATACTCTTTAGTACCAAATCGCTCGGGTGCGTCAATACGGTTTAATACATAATAATAGCTTTTCCAGATACTATCACTATGAGATGCAGGAAAAGTAGTGAAACTAGCATTTTGTGCATAGACAAGTTCTGGTTTCAGTTGAATACTTAACGGCCCCACTTTAGCAAATAACCCAGTAGACATTTGACTTTGATAGCCTTTAGCAGGAACCATAGATCCATCATTCCATCCAAAAGGATGGTGAGAATTGTACAGTTGTTTTACAGAAACCGGTAATATAGCTAATGAGAACTTATCCTTTTTAAGGAATAGTTTGTTGCCTTTACTGTAATCGCTTTCAAGAGAATTAGAATCAGGAAAAACGAGCTCTATATTACTCAGTGGTCTTACTAAAAAAGAAGTATTTAGTCCTACTTTGCCCTCCAATTGCAAAAATCTGGCGCCATCTTCTAGCAATGGAGTGCCGACAGGTAATGATTGGGCAGCTGAAAAAATAGATATAAACTGAAAAAATAAAACGAAAGCTATTGTTCCAGAAACTCTTATAAAAGCTTTCTCTCCCGCAAACAAAAATCTAAAATGCATTCTTCTCTCCTTTCACCATATTTACCAAAGTCTGTACAATAATTTGTAAATCAAGCCAAAATGTCCAGTTTTCCATATACCACACATCATGTTCTACCCTTTTCTGCATTAAATGAGGCACTCGGGTTTCACCCCGGTAACCACTCACTTGAGCCCATCCTGTAATACCTGGTTTAACCCAATGACGCATCATGTAATTCTCGATACTATCCTTAGAAGCAATATTTAAAGGAACAGGATGAGGCCTAGGCCCAACCACAGACATTGTACCCAATAATACATTAAGGAATTGCGGAAGTTCATCAAGGTTAGATTTCCTTAGAAACTTACCGATTGGAGTAATTCTAGGATCATTTTTGGAGGCTTGTTGATATTTCCCATTTTCATCCACGTCTTTACTTGCGGAAACCATAGACCGAAACTTATAGCAAGTAATTACCTTATTATTTAAACCCCATCGTTCTTGTTTGAAAAAAACAGAACCTTTCGAGCTAATTTTAATCAAAAGTGCAATAATTGGAAATAACCAACTGAAAACTAAGGTAATTACTAGAATAGAAAAAACAATATCAAACAATCGCTTATAAACTTTATTATCAACTACATCTAACGGTAAGGATCTGAGTGTAATAATAGGTAAAGAGCCTAAGCGATCTACCTTAAACTTCCCGGATCCAAAACGCTGATAATCAGGTATGATCCGAATTCTTTTCCCTTCTTTTTCACCTACAGTTACAATGTTTTGGATTTGAGCTTCTTGAGTAATGGGAAGTGCCACAATTATATCATCTAATTCATGACTAGCAATTACTTTATTAAGCTCTGATGTTTTTCCTAAATAATGTCCATTTAAAGAAGAATTTTTAATATCATCTATAAAGCCAGTGAGTGTATAACCATATTTTTCATTCTTGACATACTGTTGGTAAAAATTCATTCCTGTATCACCAGCTCCAACAATTAAAACTTTCCTTTTAACACTCTCACTATCTCGAAATCGTTTCAAAGCAATACGAATAGCTAACTTCTGGGCTGGTAATAATACGAAGATCAAACAGCTATGAAGCAATAAATCCCAATGTCCAATGGGATTATACTTCATTAACTGAAAGGAGAAGAAAGAACTTAGTAAAGTATAAAGGACTAATGCTTTTAAAAAAGCAATCCACTCAATAGAAAATGGCTTTAGGCGAAAATCTACATATAAGCCCATAGCCCTACCAGAAATAAACCAGAGAAATAAGCTGGTTAGAAGAACAACCAGGTTTGTATCTGAAAATGAAAGTGCTTTATCGTTAAATAAATTACTTTGAACTGCTATACTGATCAAAGTCAGTATCAACAAATCAGCAATTACTTTA
This genomic interval from Flavisolibacter tropicus contains the following:
- a CDS encoding capsule assembly Wzi family protein; the protein is MHFRFLFAGEKAFIRVSGTIAFVLFFQFISIFSAAQSLPVGTPLLEDGARFLQLEGKVGLNTSFLVRPLSNIELVFPDSNSLESDYSKGNKLFLKKDKFSLAILPVSVKQLYNSHHPFGWNDGSMVPAKGYQSQMSTGLFAKVGPLSIQLKPELVYAQNASFTTFPASHSDSIWKSYYYVLNRIDAPERFGTKEYVKLFPGQSSVRINYKKLSLGVSTENLWWGPGVRNSLLMSNNAPGFKHLTLNTTAPIVTGIGSFEGQVISGILSTSNILPPDTARTFEGQKLYIPKPEEGDRYINGMVITWQPKWTPGLHLGVGRVFYQYKSNVSTSLNGYLPVVTALFKGNARKEDAFGRDQVFSLLTRLVLPESKAEFYAEYGRNDHSQNGRDLLLEPEHARAYIIGGRKLFSATKSKEVELFIEVTHLQMPQTIQVRELQSWYIHHQVKHGYTNQGQVIGAGIGPGGSSQTIGVNWLKDLNKFGVTFERIVHNNDFYYDAFASRQEFGRHWVDLAFSLNKSWLQKRFIYSANLSLVRSLNYQWQYNTALDENVDVANVHATFSISYLFH
- a CDS encoding undecaprenyl-phosphate glucose phosphotransferase, whose translation is MQRVSSFSIRGKVIADLLILTLISIAVQSNLFNDKALSFSDTNLVVLLTSLFLWFISGRAMGLYVDFRLKPFSIEWIAFLKALVLYTLLSSFFSFQLMKYNPIGHWDLLLHSCLIFVLLPAQKLAIRIALKRFRDSESVKRKVLIVGAGDTGMNFYQQYVKNEKYGYTLTGFIDDIKNSSLNGHYLGKTSELNKVIASHELDDIIVALPITQEAQIQNIVTVGEKEGKRIRIIPDYQRFGSGKFKVDRLGSLPIITLRSLPLDVVDNKVYKRLFDIVFSILVITLVFSWLFPIIALLIKISSKGSVFFKQERWGLNNKVITCYKFRSMVSASKDVDENGKYQQASKNDPRITPIGKFLRKSNLDELPQFLNVLLGTMSVVGPRPHPVPLNIASKDSIENYMMRHWVKPGITGWAQVSGYRGETRVPHLMQKRVEHDVWYMENWTFWLDLQIIVQTLVNMVKGEKNAF